The region GGGAGTATCCTCTAGGGCCAGCTATCTGAAGTGTAGGAAAATTGATACTATTTTCTTGCCAAAAAGTAGATCTCAGCTGGAAAGCCTTtttcatcaaaatatttattaaatgcattACTGCATGTGGCCTCAACTGTGTATGGGCTGTTAAAGGCTTGAGTGCCTGGCTAAAACCAGGAAAACTGTTGCCCCCTTTTTCATGTTTGCAGAGCAGCTACTACTGCTCATAGTTGGGCCAGTATGGCTTGTAAAAGAGGGAGTAAATACTCCAGAGCAAGATTCTGCTGAACTGGAATGCAGCTGGGGGTGAGGGGACTGAGTCAACCCTTCCAGGCAGTGGTTTTATAGCCCGTTCTTCTTGGTATCCATCCTTTTGCCCTGATGGGGAACATAAGGCTTTCTTCTGGCAGGGAAGACACATCCAGGTACtagaaaagaaaaccagagacAGGCTTGGGAAGGGAGACAGGAGTTGCTTTTTTATTGACTTGGTCCTGGGTTTTGTAGTAGAGCCCCTTTGGGTTTAAGAGCATTCTgctgcttccttttttcttcctgcaaCTTCTCCTGCTGTCTGAGCTGCCATGCCTGTAATCCAGCATCCATTTCCTGTGACAGCAGTACAACTCGTCTCTGAAACAGACAGGAAAACAGTGTGGATAACATCTGGGGCTTGAGCTCTGCACCATATATCCTTTCATTCACAGATCAAAGTCAGGTTTCGGCTGGAAAGTGACACCACTGACTGGGGAAGGGGTGGAACAAGGTCCTGGGCTGGCAAGCAGGAGGAAGGAAGCAAAATGGGTGTCTCCCATTGGTTCCTGCCCTAGGAGTGCCCCAGTCTATTCTCCCTTCTCACAGTACGGTTAAAACCTTCAGTGCATAAAACCTCCAAGTGAGCAGTACGTGTCAGCTTAGGTGCCAACTCAGGACAAACTGCAATTTAAATGTTCTCCAGCCAGTTACAGTTTGTCCTGGCTGGAGATCTAGCCACTCACCGCAAACTTTTCCCTTTGGGCTTTTCTTCGAAGCTGGCCTTTCATTGGAGGAGCAGGGCGGCCATCTGCAGatagaagtgaaaggaaaggcaAGTGTTAAAGCCTACAGTACTCTGGCCAAGTGGCTGTGACAGCAAAAGAGGGAAGAACCAATCTCAAGCTCCTCTCTTCTATTTCATACCCACTGTAGCTTCATTCCCGTAGAAAACTTCCTTCGTCTTCAATGGTGAAGTATGCCAGGACCACCAAGAAGAAACTCCTGGGCATGTTCCTACTCTACTTAACCCTCATTAGCCTAGAATTCAAGGTCCTTTGTGATGCTGAATCTCCTGTTTTATCTTCAGAAACCCTCCACTCAAGCAACTGGATTATTATTCTACTCACCACTGAGTCCTTGCTGAATTCTATCTCACTCCATAATGAAAtatcctcttttcctttcctttcagccAAATTCTCATTCTTAAGCCTACCCCTAGCCCTACTTGTCCCAGAATCCCTTCTCTAACCTCTTCaactctgtcactctcttctgaAACAAAGGCATCTCcatcatttaatatttatctatCTGGGGACATTTAAgggctatatgcaggtcaggaagcaacagttagaactggacatggaacaacagactggttccaaataggaaaaggagtacgtcaaggctgtatattgtcacactgcttatttaacttctatgcagagtacatcatgcgaaacgctgagctggaagaagcacaagctggaatcaagactgccgggagaaatatcaataacctcagatatgcagatgataccacccttacggcaggaagtgaagaggaactaaaaagcctcttgatgaaagtg is a window of Ovis canadensis isolate MfBH-ARS-UI-01 breed Bighorn chromosome 7, ARS-UI_OviCan_v2, whole genome shotgun sequence DNA encoding:
- the MRPL52 gene encoding large ribosomal subunit protein mL52 isoform X3 — encoded protein: MATSCFLRSVARGQRGHAHFRLLRLSMAALAGVRRLHCGAAARAGSQWRLRQGLAANPSGYGPLTELPDWSYADGRPAPPMKGQLRRKAQREKFARRVVLLSQEMDAGLQAWQLRQQEKLQEEKRKQQNALKPKGALLQNPGPSQ
- the MRPL52 gene encoding large ribosomal subunit protein mL52 isoform X4, with translation MATSCFLRSVARGQRGHAHFRLLRLSMAALGVRRLHCGAAARAGSQWRLRQGLAANPSGYGPLTELPDWSYADGRPAPPMKGQLRRKAQREKFARRVVLLSQEMDAGLQAWQLRQQEKLQEEKRKQQNALKPKGALLQNPGPSQ
- the MRPL52 gene encoding large ribosomal subunit protein mL52 isoform X5; this encodes MKGQLRRKAQREKFARRVVLLSQEMDAGLQAWQLRQQEKLQEEKRKQQNALKPKGALLQNPGPSQ
- the MRPL52 gene encoding large ribosomal subunit protein mL52 isoform X6; the encoded protein is MAALGMLLSTGVRRLHCGAAARAGSQWRLRQGLAANPSGYGPLTELPDWSYADGRPAPPMKGQLRRKAQREKFARRVVLLSQEMDAGLQAWQLRQQEKLQEEKRKQQNALKPKGALLQNPGPSQ